TGCAGACAAATCAATCTctcaaaagatttgaacttcaaaccaaaacaaaaatgaaaaatccatCTCAATCAGAAAGCAGACAAAAGAATAATGGCCAAAGCTAGCAAACCTTGTCCTGGTGTCTCTTGTAGAAGACATCCCAATACTTCTTAGCTTCTCTCTCGTACTTGTCTGCAAAATCAGAGCAACCCCAAAAGAGAAAGATCGCATTTTTAATGCCATTTCCAATCAGAAAAGAGGCACAAATTGAGGAGGACAGAGAGCGCTCGAGACCTCTCCAGAAAGGGGAAACTCCAGCGGCTGAAGTGGGGTATATCTGAATCTTGGGGTTGGGTTCTTGCTGCTCTGTACTCGCCTGGGCATCAGATGACATGGCTCAGCCGGTACTGCCTGCTTTTTAGAGTTCTCCGTTCTTTTTGGCAGCAAAATCACTGTTTTTGCAGGTGAGGATCGGGCTAAATTCTAATACAATTGAAGGAGACCGACGGGCGTGTGGGGTTTGGCGGCAGGGTTTCGCTTCGGTTCACCGTGCAGTTGTCGGAAATCGGAAGTAGTTGTAATTTTCCCAtctttatctaaaaaattacaaaaagttaTGGCTCAATTTCCATTCAATGGCAAAACTTCGTCCATCTCCCCTCCACCGCACAAGTGAGATGGCAAAGTTGTAAATCGATGAACAATTTTGCTGAATTTTGTAGTTTCGCAAATTGTCAAAGGGGTGAAAATcaagaatgtttttttttttttttttttttttttttttcacgatttTACGTCCCTTATGCATTTCTGCTGTGTCATCCCAAAGTAAAACCGTGCTCCAGTCGGGATGGCCATCTAAGGTACGACTACcattcaaattatttttgtcgGTTTGTACAAATTGATAGGACAATTGAGATGCCATGCCTTGAAAACGTAGGTTCATGTTCGGTTGTTGTTAGACgtgatcagaaattgattcaATTTATCAGTCAGATTGCACCACAAGAGCTTTCTTTCCTGGGTCATCGTTGCAACAGTTGCAGCGTTCTAAACAATTAAGATGATCAGTCCCTCAGCATGACTTCTCTCGTGATCAAGCAAAGCAAAAGGATTTTCCATTGCAAACCCCCTTTCAGTTTGCTTCACTGTATCAAAATAGCTCATGCGGTTTTCAATCTCGAACGTGTACAATTCATCAGTCTGTACATCAAACTCGACAACCTCCCAATTCAGACGGAGGTTATCTGATCCAAAGCTTCAAACACAACTTCAGTTTCAGCTACCTCAGACAGTTGTGATTACCGATTTCCACCAGCATTGTCCAGTAAGCAAATCCAAAACTGGATGAGAAACGAACAGAGGAGATAATATCTCTAGACAGAATCCATGAATTGCCTGTAAGTATAAGCCCCTGCAGTTACTACCTGTTCACTACAAGGCAATCTCCTCCCATGCTACATTTCTTCTAATATGGTAAAAAGAGAAGCTTGGATTGGATACATATGGACAAGTCTAATCCTATGACCACATATAACTGGTGAGACCCATATTGAAATAATGGAAAGAATATAGAACTGCAAAAACAACAGACGCCTCTTTTGCCGAGACTTGGCCCTCAATCTATTCATTCATCTTTTGGATCGGCCTCCAAAGTTGTTTTTTCTGTTTCGTCCACATTGCTAGACCGGGCCTCCTCAGAGTGTGGAGGACCTCCATTCTCTAGAATGGGTAATTCACCATTCGCAGATATGGTCCTTTCTACAACAGGTGTCGAGGTTTTAGGTACTTCTACTGAAGGAGTAACCGTTAACAGTCGGCCAAGTCCATtgtataaaccttttgcatccATGACAAGAGCCGCTCCACCAGGATAACATCGCCCAAAGCAAGTGGCGCAATATGGATAAACGAcctaaaaagggaaagaaagaaaattagatcGCAAAGGTGCAGAAGTAATTTTTGAACAGTGGGGTGGATGAATACTAGTGTGCAGTACCTCGATAAATGCTCggcaaagagaaagaaaaaggctaGATTCGTTTTCTCTCAGTATCTGAGTTGCATTATATCTTAATATAGACTCAGCCACTTCTCGCAATCCCTTAATTAATTCTTGAGCAATGATAAGCTTCAAGCTAATCGGGCAACAAGGGCGTAGTTCGTTCATTGCCGCAGATACGCCTACAACCACCATAGTCGAGAAGTTAGCGCAGGCAACAAACCCCGGAATAACTCTACAAATGTTTGTGTACATTCTTCAAATATATCTCCCTCCTCAAAAAAACACCCACCGTTGACAAATACAGCAAGAGGTGGATGTTCCATCAGATGAGATGGAGGAGTGACATCCTCTTGACTTTCTTCTGAGACACTGTTGGCTGAAAAACCAACAGCAGGCAGAGGAACCCAACGATGCGAATTCAGGACCAACTGGGTCAAAAACATTAAGATGAGAATCACCGCGCTCAATATTTCCACTATATCTCCAGTAATAACATATAAGTACATTTAAATGTGTGTTTTACAAACATCATACTCATCCATGCACCTGAAAATTTTCGACTGCGGTGCTCATATTTTTTGAGAACAGATTAAGAACCGCCCTGCATAGCAGACCAAAGTCAAACTTTTGCATGAAGCTAGTGAAAAGCCAATAAGCAGCAGGAAACAAGGATAAGATGTATGTTTACTCTTCAAACAGTGATGGAAGCAAGCCTCGAAAGTCGAGCCCAACCCAGCCAAGGCCCATAGCACAGTACTGCAGCAAAAGTAAACTCCCGATTAACTCGAGATGCAATAGAACTTGACTATCTGTACAATATCATCAAGAACAGCAGATAGCTAGAATTGCCATTCATGAGCAGTTTTAGTGTATCTTTCTAGGCAAAGAACAAAGATATGTAAGAGaattatcaacaacaaaaaaggaaaagaaaagaattgccAGACCATGCATATAAAACCAAACTATCATATATCTCACCATGCATTGATCCAATATATTCGATAATGACCCTCCTTCAGTTATTTTGGGTAGCATGACTTTCAGAGTTTTGAGATGTGAGGTAATCTGATGCATTGCCCAGTTAAAAAGGAGGCCACCGTCATAGTTTTCTTCACTTCCTGATGTATCGTCAGCAAATATTGCCCGATATTGATTAACAACATCAAAAAGATGCATCCTGTGACAGTTGATCATGCCTTTCAAGTACTCATAAGGGCTTCTCTGGTCCAAGTCCTCGAGAATCCCAGTCAGCCAAGCCTCTCTACATCGTAAGAActgaaataaaagagagagataagTAAATCGTCTGACATGCAAAACAGAATTGATAGATCAACTATATCCCATCTGCTGAGTTTGACTAATCGTAACACATGCCCCTTGTGAATCTTTAGACCTCATGAAAAATCTAAATGCAATGTGGAGTGGTCTTCTTCTCATAATAAATGCAGAACAAGTTTTACCTGCAACCGCATTTCATATTCGCTAAAAACTCCTATTCGGCGTAGATATCCAATAATCCGGAGGCATTCAGGTAACTGTCAAGGAAATAGGCAAAATCAAGTTCAGAATGTTAAATCCATGCATGGATATCCAGGTGAAGCAAGATGACTCCATACCAAATAGGCAAGGTTACCTGAATATTTGACTTGAGTTTCAAAAGCAGCTGAGAAAGAAGAGACTGAGTGGTTTGCTTAACCTCGGTTGCCAATGATTGAACCACAGGTAATCTTGGACAGAAACGCAAAGCCCCAGCAAGCCAATTAGATAAAAGCAATACCCAAGGCATAACTCAAAGTATAGTGATTAGAGAAACTCACTTGGGGTGCATTGTTGAAAGTTTGCAAACGAATGCTTCTAAATCAAGAGCTTCATCATAGTTTCCATTCCTTACACATCTGCAGCATGTCTGGAATCAGTGGCTATCAAAGATTAATTAGTCAAGGGGCAAGGCATGACATTTTCTCAGGGCAAGCCACTCAAGGGCAAGTCATTTTCTCTTTGGGAAATGGGGAAAATGGAGGGGATGAAAATTTGAGTGGAAGTTTTGAaacaattaataaattttgtgagaaggagaaaaaatataaaatagaggGTATTTTCCCAGCATATTATTCATGGTACTGTATCAGCATGCACTTTCCtcagaaaaattcataattacTACCCTCCAAAACAGAGGCCATGCAAAGGAAGAGCTGTGATGCTAGGCAAATTGCTACAGATTGTTAATTTGTTGCATACTCCACTACTTCCCGTTCCAAAAGGTTGAACGAGAGTTAAGATGCCAGACTGATTGCTTTTATCAAACGAGCAATTCTTTGTTGGTCTATGCTATCCAGCAATTTTCTTGACATTTCTTGATAATAATCTAGGATACCATCCTACTATGCGGTGGTCTCCAATGAAACCTTCTAGACCTCCAACTTAGATGTTTTAATTACTCTAATAAGATCAgtaatgtttatttttttcaaatgccTATAGCCAGATATCCAAATTGACGTAAGATCCATAAATATAGTGCATTTCCTTCACTAATAGGTTCAAAATTCTTTGATCTCCATCTCAATCAACTGGATCAAACTGAAACAGCATGCAGACTACTCTTACTCTATGACAACCTAACAAAGCTCACATAGCCAGAGAACAAATAAGCCATCTAGAGGACATGCAATCCACCATACATCTTAAGTGATTCTCCAAAAGCCTCATGAGACACATATGATGAAATCAAATGAATGAGTGACATATGAATTTGGCAAACACATACGTGTCCATGAGTTGAGGAATTTCGAGTAAGTCAAGCAATGTACTGTGATTGGCAAGCAAAGTCtgattcatcttcctcttctccaaAATTTCTTCACCAGATTCAACAAATTCAGTGCACCCAGATGTGAGCTTTGGTATCTCACTTATCTGCAAACAGATAAAACATCATCCCCAATGACCATTACTATACTGGTCAAAACTCGATTTTCTCATTCGAATCAACGCAAAAGTTAACTTCTGATGCAAGCAAGTATCCATGAACAGATTGTGTATAAGCAGAAGGAATCAGCAGCAGTTTTCAGTCTTCAAAATGCGTAACCACAGCACATAGCACAATTTTGCACTCAATGCCAAATTTACAGAAGAAAGCGAGAATTACGAGAGACTCAAGATGCTTATCGATAGAAGAAACTTCTTCCCGGATCGCGAGCAACGCGTCAGCGGCCGCAATGAAGGCTCTGTAATTTCCGACAGCAACTTCTTGCATTTGCCTCTGAATCCTCTCCGCATCAACTCGGAGTAGCTCCGGTTCCTACAGTTCGAGCACATAACGAATCAACGCTTATGCGCATAATTCAGCGCAAACGAGTGGGAGATTCTCGAGACCGCACCTTGTGGAGGCGGTCGAGAGTGAAGGAGAGGAGCTCGGAGACGTACGGCTGCTGAGCCGCGGAAgcgagagggaggaggaggctTGCCACCGTCTCCGTCTCCTCTCCATTGTCGGGCTCCATTCTCTCTGGTTTCCTCCTAACTTCGACGAATCGAGATTGAAAGAAGTGGTACGGAATTGAGGTGGGTCTTCAATCAGGGGTTTGAGTTCGACATGAGAGGTCCTTCCACGGATCTAACGAGTGACGATGTCGATCCAGCGGTTGACTGAACCAGCTCAGGTTCGAGCTTCCATTGACAATGGATCTGAAGCTCCCTCTGCGATGAACCGTTCGAGCTGTTCGTTGCCTTCTGCTTCTAGTCGCCATGGTCGAGGCTTGAAGGAGCGAGATGAGCTCTCGTTTATGGGCCGCGTGGACAAATTCATGGGCCTGCGAGATGAGCTCTAGTTTATGGGCCGCATGAACAAAATCATGGGCCTCTTCCGATGACGATCAAATTGGCTCAAACTTGGGCTTTGGCCCAACACTTAGGCCCATTTAGGCCTGTCAATGCTCGTTCAAGTTGTCAAGCTTGGCTTTGAATGCATATATGAAGGTGATAGTGCATTGATTTTTCTCACGAATTATGTCGATCCGTGTCGGGTTCGAGCTTATCGATCTATGCTTCCATAGCCATGTCGAATCCCGTCGAAAACGGACTTCCATCTTAGTTCTTTTCGAGTTCAAGTTAGAGTTCATATGACTCGAAGATAAAATGGATCGAGCTCATGCTCGGACACAATCACTTTCGACCGGTATAACTAGTTATAATTATGTTTGttctattttaattttcgtATAAAGTGTCGTACCGtatgaaaaattgtaaaaaaaaaatattcttcacaATCTCTCTGGTCCCAATTTCGCGACAAAGAAGCAACCTTTCTCCTTTCAACATGGTAACAATTGGGACAATCAGAAACacattaatcaaaatttagcaCTTTATATACTGCTCATTTATAATCAACACATACAGAAAAAATTATCTATCTCACTCATATTGGCAATAGAAGCTGAAAACCATAAAAGCAATATACATAATTACAGAGATGATCCGACCCTATGCACCACCTCCTTCTGTTTGATTACAACCTGTcaaaacgaaagaaaagagagaacttgGAGGAGCAACAAGGTACGTAAGTAGGCAGGAAGAGAAGCAGCATCTGAGGCATAGAAGTAGTAGAAAGGAGAGGAGCTATTAGTAGGTGACACAATTATAGGGGAGTTGGTCATCGATGGCGGCGGGGGTTTATTGTACTTGTAAGGCGGcggtggcgatggcgatggcggcGGAGGGGGAGCACCCCATATGGGATATATATCGGGCGCTTGAATCGGTGGCGACGACGTAGGTGGCGGAGGCAATGAACGCGGTGGAGGCGATGGCGGGTTATTGTAGTAATATTGAGGCGGAGAGTGAGAAACTGGCGGCCCCCGCgtcggcggaggaggaggaaatgacTTGGAcgatggcggaggaggaggcggcggcgagcATATGCTGGGACACGTCGGGCATTCGCTTATGCACAAAATCCCATACGTGGGCTCTCCAGATGCATCCTCGGAACTCACTCTTGCTGCCAGAGTGATTATTAGTCCTATGAAACCGACGATCTTCAGAAACCATGGCGACCTTCCGGTGAGGAGAGCCGACCTCTTTTCTTGACCCATCGTGTCGCATGAATGTCGTCGAGAACAACTTTGCTTCTTCTTATAGTAGGCCAATCGCACCTCGAGCCCCTTTTATGCTTGTTTGAGTCTTGAGACTCATAGAAGGATCGGAGCAAGCTTAAGGGGAGGGGACATCctcaattcaattttgtctaaagtaaaagatgaatctTTAGTCAAAAGTCACCACCAGAGAAAATTTACTTAGGGCGGGTTGGCTTAGTGATTAATAAACGGATTTTTCCGTGCGGATTGGGCTCACGACACGACATATTGACTCGCTGTGCCACATGATTCATACAAATTCTGTATTTTGAACAATTCACTCGAGTTTTAGCTCGCGTTTTACATCGATTACAAAAGATAGTAAAGTATTATATGAGCTTGaaatttacttatttaatttggGTTTTCACGACATTGgaaaagagacattcattaaaCACAAAATATTTGAGTAATGCTTGATGGATCAAACTCAGGTTCACTTGGCACATGCTGGACGGTCCCCCCTGCAAACCTTTTTGGTCACTGGCACGGGAATCTGTTCGCCTTTGCACTCTTCATACGTAAAGGATGTGATTCTTCCAAGAATTTGATCTAAAACCTTTCCGTTTTTGAAAATGCCAAACAATTTCACAGACATTAGTGAAACCATGAATTTAATGTAACTCATCAGTTCTCGTATTGATCCAATCAAGATGTATCAAGTCGCCTCGCTTTGTTTTGAAATCCATCTTTTGAAGAGATAGTGATATAACAAATTGTTTCGAGAGTCGAGAGCATGTGGgaataacaacaacaaaaaatcgaAATCGTCCCTATCACTCTCAGTTGCCACACAAGTTTCGGTATATGTGACACGACAATACCTTTCTCCAAACATAATCCATCCTTGTGTGCTTTGGCTATTCTTGGAGTGATGCTTTTCTCACTTCAGTACAGACGCCCACCTTTCGACTTCTCCTCCTGATCCTTTTGAAGGTTTGGCCTGCAAAGTTTCAGCTTCAAGAATGCAGGCATCTTTCTTGATTTGCaataataaagttttttttttaattttcaaaggcTTTATGGCTTCTTAATTAACACGAATTTATCCGATGTTAAACCATGACACACTCTATCCTTAGCTGAAGCGCCAAGGAATGTGCAAACTTctcacgagaaaaaaaaaaaaaaagcctaaaacTTCAAtgttaagtctcttttcattgCTATCGATTAATTTAAAATTGGATAGTCAAAGCTAATTCCGCATTCTTCACAAGCAGCTCGAGTTTCAGCCCGTTTTCTCATTTTCACGTGATTCTGCTCGTTTGATACGTTCTTCACTCATTAATAATGAATAAGACAAAATTAAGTTAAAGAGTTCAAGTACCGACTTCTTTTCCACGTCCACCAAAGGGGCTTGTGAACAAGATCAACTGCTCAATTTCATCAAAATCTAAGTAGACAGAAATATAATAAAGTCAATCTTCTCTTCTggagagaaattgaaagtaACAAAAGATTATTAACAAGACTATATGAAAAACAAAAGTGATTTTAATGAATATTTTGACCAAGGACCGATCAAAATCTGGAGTGGTTCCCTGTCGCACCATAAATATCACATGCTTGTCGAAAACCCATGTTTTATTTAATACATAACATTACAGTTTGTCCTTGCTGAAAAACAGATCTCGaaaagaagtttaaaaaaaaaaaaagaaggaaacctAACCACATTATATAATCATAAACTGCCTCATGTCGTATTTCCtttaaaataaaggaaaatcttagcccgaaaaataaaaggacaataaaaaataaaaaaaaaccactgCAAAGTGTCAGAGGACAGAATTAAATATGAGCGATACCCGAGTCGCTTCCAACCGACCATGCACTTTGGGTCCCACTCTTGTCGCATGAAATTAAGTGATGGGAGGAGAGCGGAGTGGGTCCCACGGCTTCCTTTTTGGTTTCGTCCTCCCCCGGCGGAtgtccccatttagattttttttttgcccggAAGACAGAGATCTTATCAAATTGGCTTTTGTTCATTGCATttgtaaaaaaatcaattatcgAAATTATTACAGTACATAAAATTTAATGAGACTGAGAgttaaatttctctttttctaaacTATATTGTTTGTTGTGGATTTCTCCTCGTTTATAGGTCTGTAAAATGATGGACATAACAGCGAAAATCATGAATTATTAATTGCAAACATCGTTTGAGTACAAGATTTATCCCGCTTTATCCTTTTTTTCCAAAGTGGTGACATGTGAGAAGTCATTGGATATGTGTATCTCTAGCCAATTCTAGCAAATTGCGATATCTGTTGAGAAGGAGAAAATTAGGCTAATGCGGTTACGTGTTAGGGACAGAACATGTGTTGTAGTCATATGACCATATGATCGTATTATCAATTGGCACACGTTGCGTGTGTCATAGGCTCATAGATAAGCGAGCAAATCTTACCGCTAATCATTTGATTTTACTTGTGCACATTCCTAACGGCAATGATTTTATAAGCGTGATGACAAAATACAGCATCACAAAGCACACATGATAACACGATAAGCCAAGAAATCTCACCCTTTCCCTCTCTTGGATTCATCCCGACTCGTCCGAAGAATTTAAGAGCCGATCTATCCTTCGAAATCGACCCGGAGAGAAGAGTTCTCTATTAATGTGCGTCTTTCCCAAATCACATGTACACACGAATATCTATTATCTACGTATATAAAGTACAAAGATCGTGGAATTTGAGAATCAACGCCAGCTTCCGCGCGTGGGGGCAGAGCAACGGCGGTGCATGGAGGGACCGACACGTGGCGCACCGGGTACTGGGCAATGGGGTGAAAGCTCGTGATCCTGACCGCGACTCCCTTCCCAAAAAAGACGGCCTGACACGACACCTAACCGCGCGTGAGCCCAATCGCGGACCcccaattctcctcctcttcctctcgtCGGCAGAAGTTGGACAATCGTGCTCCTTCCATCTAATCCTTCATTCTTTTCAGTGGTGGGGGGCCAAAGAGTGGGCGGTTGAATCAATCTTTACTTGATGAATGAAATATAAGCAGCAACTACGAAGAAAGAGAGACACCCCATCCGAAAATTCAAGATGTtgtcctttctttcttcattatcGAGAAATGTTCGGATGTATTCGGAGAAAATCTTATTGATTGTTTCAATTCTTTTTAATCGACTGCCGAAACGAGtgtaattcattttttaagcgaTCGACTTATTTCAGCATCTGATGTAAAACCGACACGTCATTGATCAGAATTATAATAGGGGTGTCTGCTCTGAgtgtttttcatttatttatcattttaaCTTTTTCGATCGCATCATTTTAAATTTAGCTTTTTGAAGTTACCAAAGATAATAGACATTGAAATTGTTTATAACCAAACGTGCCTTTTTTTCCTAcacaatttctttattttgttatgACGAAAAAATGGGCATACCAAGCTTCTTCTTTTACCGGGCTCTTTCTTATAAGTCGGAAATTTTGTCAACAAAGGCCGATAGAGTGCCCTTGATGGCCAGTTCTTTCGTGAATCGACTATCGCTATCAAGACCTTGTTTTCGTGCTTGTAAGCAGGCAAACGAAAGCActttccacttttttttattttatttgaattagCTACTTTTAACGCGTCGAACCAAATGGCTTTAGGAATTTTGATTTTCAGGCGTAATTAAATTTAGATATCTTTCTCATAGTTAACAAAAATAATCTTTGTCTTTTTAAATATCCATTAACCATtccccgcaaaaaaaaaaaaagtgcctaTAACATACTCTTAATTAAAATCCTAATAAAAACGGCTTTCGTGATTAAAGCCCACGCTTGGCAAgcaaacaataacaaaaaaattgtaatttgaaTTCAACTATTGTACTAATTTGAGTGTTTTAGAGATTATACTAATTTGCATTAAACATATGTATGTCAGTCAATATGATTATAAACTGAATATTCGTGTCTTGGGACAAAATCTAGAAAGCATTCCTTAAAGTTCTGATGCAAaaattgccaattcagtttgcGGTGGATTGAGAGTCAAATTGAGTCGTCCTAACGCATGAGGATGCCACGCACTGACAAGtgatgctctgttttttttttttttaccccctACTTTTTCAGGAGACAATAAACAAAATTATtcagacaaaacaaaaaaacaaaattagacAACTAtttaaaaatgggaaaaaagaaaaggtgctGCTGAGATAAATAACGTGGGGGCGCTTCAACATTCTGAGTTGGAAATCAGGCAAGAgagggaggaaaaaaacaagagaaggaaaaagatctgAGTTGGCCGAAGATGGATCTTAGTCACCCTTTTGACCAGTTCTTGCATCATTtcatctccctctccctctgaGTTGTTGCAATTAAGGCATACACTTCAGAATCTACTGGGAGAGCATTcatctctttccttttgaagCAACAAGAAAGTGGTCACActttacagagagagagaaggcagaGGGAGGTGTCTTGTCAGACCATGAAAAGCGAAAAAAGCATATATAGGGTGTGGGTTGAAAGGATTTTCGCGAATTGAGAGCTTATCAGCAAAAGGGCACGAGTGAAATCTAGTAAAAGATTGTACTTTTGCCGGAAAGGTACGATTTTTATGCTCGTGAAGAAGGAGATCATGGAGGATATAGTGGAGGAGGAGGGCGAGAATCGCGGAGAGGAAGTGCTGGGCTCGAGCCTGACCATGGAGAAAGTGGCTGCAGCGAAGCAGTACATAGAGAACCATTACAGGACTCAGATGAAGAACATTCAAGAACGAAAAGAAAGGTAATGCTCGAAAAAGAGGGAAACAAGTGTGATAGTTCATCGGTTCTTTTTTCTTGGCTAATGCCCTGTTTGGTCGCCGGGAAAATATGTGTAAAAGGAACGATGGTAGCtggaaaagttaaaaatattGGAGTATGGTTATGCTGGGGGAGAAAAATTGAGTTGAGGAAAGTATATGTACGGGACAAATTGTAGAGTGCGCAACCTTGCTAGGTATCTCATATTAGGTGTTGAACTCCAACATGTATTGTCGGCCTCTAACTTGCAAAACAGTTGACAGCATCAGATTCAGTTCCTTTGGTTCATTCTTTCGGTTATGATCTGTTTGGTTGTTGAGAAAATGTAGGTAAGTGGAGGAAGCCCAGTGTGAGTACTAGGTTTTTTAGAGGCCAGGTAGTATGAAACTCCAAGCTTGTGATATGGGCTTAAATGCATTGTCTTGATGATTCGATCTTTAAAGCTCTTACCAATTTGGTTTAGTTTAGGGTATGCCAAGATGCGCAGAATGATGGATTATTATCTTATGG
This genomic interval from Rhodamnia argentea isolate NSW1041297 chromosome 4, ASM2092103v1, whole genome shotgun sequence contains the following:
- the LOC115756771 gene encoding conserved oligomeric Golgi complex subunit 8, whose protein sequence is MEPDNGEETETVASLLLPLASAAQQPYVSELLSFTLDRLHKEPELLRVDAERIQRQMQEVAVGNYRAFIAAADALLAIREEVSSIDKHLESLISEIPKLTSGCTEFVESGEEILEKRKMNQTLLANHSTLLDLLEIPQLMDTCVRNGNYDEALDLEAFVCKLSTMHPKLPVVQSLATEVKQTTQSLLSQLLLKLKSNIQLPECLRIIGYLRRIGVFSEYEMRLQFLRCREAWLTGILEDLDQRSPYEYLKGMINCHRMHLFDVVNQYRAIFADDTSGSEENYDGGLLFNWAMHQITSHLKTLKVMLPKITEGGSLSNILDQCMYCAMGLGWVGLDFRGLLPSLFEEAVLNLFSKNMSTAVENFQLVLNSHRWVPLPAVGFSANSVSEESQEDVTPPSHLMEHPPLAVFVNGVSAAMNELRPCCPISLKLIIAQELIKGLREVAESILRYNATQILRENESSLFLSLCRAFIEVVYPYCATCFGRCYPGGAALVMDAKGLYNGLGRLLTVTPSVEVPKTSTPVVERTISANGELPILENGGPPHSEEARSSNVDETEKTTLEADPKDE
- the LOC125314811 gene encoding mulatexin; protein product: MGQEKRSALLTGRSPWFLKIVGFIGLIITLAARVSSEDASGEPTYGILCISECPTCPSICSPPPPPPPSSKSFPPPPPTRGPPVSHSPPQYYYNNPPSPPPRSLPPPPTSSPPIQAPDIYPIWGAPPPPPSPSPPPPYKYNKPPPPSMTNSPIIVSPTNSSSPFYYFYASDAASLPAYLRTLLLLQLLLPI